The Odocoileus virginianus isolate 20LAN1187 ecotype Illinois chromosome 27, Ovbor_1.2, whole genome shotgun sequence genome has a window encoding:
- the SPATS1 gene encoding spermatogenesis-associated serine-rich protein 1, with amino-acid sequence MDRRVDQPAGPCLASFEVWIHSRPSKNQNWPSLASVCNTFQVYLFPPTASLCRPFSELSPQSVKARGSGFAPSKDSITCGGSESRGKPRGPGSTAWREAAARVAGPVSWQLRNAPPRVRQVAAASLLPLALGSSACSSAAGWGCICTAESMDAGSGPGGCRLRPLYSRDLKKVQDKGDSDITTGEKRYNTKHNDLLESKGCFANVTSSGRRVSSSSTETGLSVGKPLSPCRGLVHLDPAAELDLKSSSSHSDHSSETSLPEVQKDKYPQEFSLLKLQTKDGQRPEWTFYPRFSSNIHTYHVGKQCFFNGVFLGNRRSLSERIVDKSLGRKKYVLDPRNGIPKLTPGDNPYMYPEQSKGFHKAGSTLPPVNFSIVPYEKKFDTFIPLEPLPQIPNLPFWVKHKANMLKSEIREVKELDDWQPAISLLHSLLPAGGSKDFQKIA; translated from the exons ATGGACCGACGGGTCGACCAGCCGGCCGGGCCTTGCTTGGCTTCGTTCGA GGTCTGGATTCACAGCAGGCCAAGCAAAAACCAGAACTGGCCCTCCCTAGCCAGCGTCTGCAACACCTTCCAGGTTTACCTCTTCCCACCAACTGCCTCGCTCTGCCGTCCCTTCTCAGAGCTGAGCCCCCAGTCCGTAAA GGCTAGAGGCTCTGGTTTTGCTCCTTCAAAAGACTCCATCACGTGCGGCGGCTCAGAGAGCCGGGGGAAGCCAAGAGGACCGGGAAGCACCGCCTGGCGGGAGGCGGCGGCGCGCGTGGCTGGGCCGGTGTCCTGGCAACTCCGAAACGCGCCTCCGCGGGTGAGGCAGGTGGCCGCGGCGTCCCTCTTGCCCTTGGCTCTCGGATCCTCGGCCTGCAGTTCGGCTGCCGGTTGGGGTTG cATCTGCACGGCTGAGTCCATGGACGCTGGAAGCGGTCCTGGGGGCTGTCGTCTCCGCCCCCTCTACAGCAGAGACCTGAAGAAGGTTCAAGACAAAGGAGACTCTGACATCACCACGGGAGAGAAGAGATACA ATACCAAGCACAATGATCTTCTGGAATCTAAGGGATGCTTTGCCAATGTAACATCATCTGGCAGAAGGGTCAGCTCCTCATCTACTGAAACAGGTCTGAGTGTCGGTAAGCCTCTCAGCCCTTGCAGAGGCCTTGTCCACCTAGA CCCTGCTGCAGAGTTGGATCTGAAATCCTCCTCCTCACATTCTGATCACTCCTCTGAAACTTCATTGCCTGAAGTCCAAAAGGATAAATATCCCCAGGAATTCAGCCTGCTCAAGTTGCAGACAA AAGATGGGCAGCGTCCTGAGTGGACATTTTATCCAAGGTTTAGCAGCAACATCCACACCTACCATGTTGGAAAGCAGTGTTTCTTTAACGGGGTCTTCCTCGGCAATAGGAGGTCTCTGTCAGAGAGGATAGTGGACAAGAGCCTTGGGAGAAAGAAATATG TTCTTGACCCCAGGAATGGAATCCCAAAgttaactccaggagataatcCATATATGTATCCAGAACAGAGTAAAGGCTTCCACAAAGCAGGATCAACTCTCCCGCCAGTGAATTTTTCAAT AGTGCCTTATGAAAAGAAATTTGATACATTTATTCCACTTGAGCCTCTTCCACAAATCCCCAA CTTGCCTTTCTGGGTGAAGCACAAGGCCAACATGCTGAAGAGCGAGATAAGAGAAGTCAAAGAGCTTGATGACTGGCAGCCAGCGATCTCCTTGCTACACAGTTTGCTCCCTGCCGGTGGGTCAAAGGACTTTCAAAAAATAGCATAA